Below is a window of Mucilaginibacter ginkgonis DNA.
ATAACCTACCAAACCGGCTCGTTTTTTTGGATTGTTGGTTAATAAGCGCATCTTAGAAATGCCCAGGCTGCGGATGATCTGTGCACCAACGCCGTAATCGCGCTGGTCCATTTTAAAGCCAAGTTTAATATTGGCTTCAACGGTATCTAAGCCATTCTCTTGTAAGTGATAAGCTTTAAGTTTGTTGATTAAGCCAATACCACGCCCTTCCTGGTTCATGTAAACAATTGCGCCTTTACCTTCTTTGCTGATAATCTCCATCGCTTTATGCAATTGAGGACCACAATCACAGCGGCAAGAACCAAATATGTCGCCGGTAACGCATGAACTGTGCACACGTACCAGTACTTCCTCGCCCGGCTCCCAAGTCCCTTTAATTAAAGCCAGATGATGCTCGCCGGTGTCGATTTGGGTGTAGGCCACCATATCAAAATCCCCCCATTCGGTTGGCATTTTTACAGAAATCTCTCTTTTAATAAGAGATTCCGTTGTGAGACGATAGGCGATGAGGTCCTTTATTGAAACAATTTTCAGATCAAATCTCTTTGCGATCTGCAGCAATTGCGGCAACCTGGCCATGTCGCCGTTTTCATCCATTATCTCACAGATCACACCAGCAGGCTCAAATCCTGCCATTACTGACAGATCGATAGCCGCCTCTGTGTGCCCTGCACGACGCAACACACCGCCATCTTTAGCAATTAGCGGGAAGATATGCCCGGGCCTTCCCAAGTCTTGCGGCTGGGTATTTTCATTTATTAAAGACAAAATAGTTTTTGATCTGTCGGTGGCAGATATACCGGTAGTGCAGCCCTGCGTTAACAAGTCAACAGAAACCGTAAAGTTAGTTTCGTGCGAGGCCGTATTTTGTCCAACCATTGGGGATAGCTCCAATTGTTGTGCCCGTTCTAACGAAATTGGTGCGCATACAAGCCCACGCCCGTGAGTGACCATAAAGTTGATGGTCTCCGGGGTGGCATTCCTGGCCGCTGTTAAAAAGTCGCCTTCGTTTTCGCGGTCTTCGTCATCAACAACTATGATAGTTTTACCAGCCTTAATAGCTTCAATGGCTTCGGGTATAGTGTTCAGCATACTAGGTTTCAATTGAGCGCGATAGATACAACTCCTATCAAATTTACATCAAAAGCTTGCAAAGATGGTCGCTTGTATGTAAAATCACCTTGCGGCGTTTTTCTGAAAACGTTTGGGAATAAATTTCGAAAAGAACTTTTTATAAAGGTCGACATCAAACAATACCGAATCTGTAGCTGCTTTGTAGGAAAGAAAAAGTCCGATTGGGGTTAACACAAAGATAGCTATCCACATACCTACCAATGGCGACATGTCGCCTTCCTTAACCGACTTCTCACCTATGGTAGAAATAATATAATAGATAAGGAAGAATATAACCGATACAACAACCGGCAACCCTAATCCTCCTTTACGGATAATTGCTCCTAAGGGCGCGCCGATTAAAAACAGGGCAAGGCAGGCTACAGATAGCGTAAACTTCTTCTGGTATTCTACAATGGAACTTCGTATCTCGCGCGAAACATTTTTGTAATTATCCGCACGTAGCTTTATTGCGTTCTTAATAGATGTGGCTTCATTTGAGGCATTTGCAATTGCTGTCGACTTTATGTTTAGATCCTGGATGCGATCTTTTACAACAGAGTCTGGTTTATAAGGTATATAAGCCACCGTTTTATTTTTGTATTTATGCGGGAAAGCGAAGTATCGGTAGTATGCCCCAACAAGTCTAAAATTAGTGGTAGCGCCACTGTCTATATGATGCTGCGTTGAGTCGCGGTAATGACGCAGCTGCTTAGCGTTCATCATTTGAAAGTTGCGGCTAAAGTCGCTCTCCGCAGTACGTTTCAAATCGAAAACAGAAAGGTCAAACTTTTGCTCGGTAGTTTTAAACCTAAACCGTGTAAAACGCTGCCTATTGTTGTTGCCGTACTGCCCGGGATTCTCCTCGTACCTAATGCCGTCCTTTAACTGCAATACCAGGTATTGATTGTTTGGCGTACGATACTGGAGGCCCTCCTTCGCAAACAACACATTATTGTTATTCTCTGCAGGATTACGCTGATAGATCATAATGCCGTGAAGCGTTTGACCGTCGGGGTCTTTACGATCTACCCGGATGGAATATCCCTGAAAGCTATTGTTAAATACGCCCTCTTTAATCAGGAACGCAGACTTTTGCTGCCTGGCATCATACAGTAATGAATAAAACTTAAGATTGGCGATAGGCAGCATGTAATCAGAAAACAAGAAAGCCGATATGGCCAGAACACTGATTACAATGATCATGGGGTACATAGCTCTTCTTAGCGAAATGCCGGCCGACTTGATGGCCACCAGTTCGTAGTTCTCTCCTAAGGAGCCGTATGTCATGATGGATGATAACAGCACAGATAGCGGCAACGCCATTGCTACATTAGTGGCGGACGAGTAAGCCATTAGCTCGAGGATGATATACCACTGAAAGCCTTTGCCTATAAGGTCGTCGATGTATTTGAAGAGGAATAACATCAACAACACGAACATCACCACGAAAAACGTGACGATAAACGGCCTGATGAATGACTTAAGAATTAAAAGATGTATCTTTTTCAATAACGCAAAGTTAGCTATTTGCCAAATGCAAAGCTTTGTAATTATAACGATAAGAAAAGCGGAAAATTGGACAACAAAAAAGCCACTTTAGCAAGTGGCTCTACTGTAGCGGGGAGCAGGATCGAACTGCCGTCCGTTAGCTAACGGATATGAACACTACACTTTGTTGATCTCGTGAACTAAATTCCAAATGAATTTACGCCCTTGCTGCGACTTTAATTCTTTTTCCCGTTTAAGCGTTTCGCTTTTAGATTTGAAAACCTCCGTATGTGCAATCACCCAAGGTCGATATTTTATGGTGTGCCCCTTAGTTGCAAGTTCGTTATGTGATAAAAAGCGCTGTTGCAGGTCGGCCGTATAACCAACGTAGATCTGATTGTGTAAAGGCGAATGCAAAACGTATACCGTAAACATAATCATTAAATAAAAAAGCCCCGAAAAGGGGCTTTAAAAGTAGCGGGGAGCAGGATCGAACTGCCGACCTTAGGGTTATGAATCCTACGCTCTAACCATCTGAGCTACCCCGCCAAAAATTTTATTTAAGAACAAACGTCCGTTAGCTAACGGATGTGAATCCTACGCTCTAACCATCTGAGCTACCCCGCCGTGCCTTTCTTAAAAAGGTTTGCAAATATAGGATAAAATCGCTTTCTTTAGAAAATATGTTCACTTTTACTCCCCGTTAACTTAAACCGTGTTGACCCTTATGTCCGAAAAAAAGAAATTTCATATTGAATATGAGATTAAGTCTTCTCCACGTATTCTTTTCAATTTTATAAGTGAACCCAACGGTTTAATGCAGTGGTTTGCCGACCAGGTGCTGGCACGAGATAACGACTACACGTTTATTTGGGATGATGGAGAGCAGCAGAAAGCAAAGTTGCTTATCTACAAAGAGAATAAGCTGGTACGATTTAAATGGCTCGACGACGAACCGCAATGCTATTTTGAGATGGAAGTAGTGCAGGATGAACTTACCAATGATGTGGCATTAAGTATAACTGATTTTGCAACGCAAGAATCGATTGCAGAACGCAAACAAATCTGGGACAGTCAAATACAATATCTGGTGAGCGTTATAGGCGCTTAATCTACCTTACAATATTTACAAAGCCACTTTCACGAGTGGCTTTTTTATTTCCCAAGGTTCGAAACCTGATCAATAAAAAACCCTTGCAGCTTGCTGCAAGGGTTTCGATTGTAAAAAAGATCTGGTTTTGAGCTTCTTATTTATTGGTATAAAATACCAACTGTGCAGGTGCAAAGTAAATCTCGGGCAATGTTGATGTTGCCGGCCTTGCAGATGCTTTTAATGTAATCGTGGTGCCCGGTACAGCGTAGTCAGCAGCCAGGCCACGACCTATAATGGTATAATATCTGCCCGGCGCTAATGATACGGTGCTTGATACTGCTCCAACTTTTGTAGTTGTAGCTGTAGCATATGCCTGGAAGGTATAACTTGATAGGCCTGAGCTATTAACCGGAACCGCGATAAAATCGCTTGCACTGCCATAAGCAACATTTGTAGCAAATGTAGTTGTAGTTGCAGCCGACGCGCCGGTAAGCGTTACGGTTGATGCCAGATCTAACGCGCTTGTAGCATTAGGGATCATGTTGGCAAAACGCACGTAAGCTTTTGTGCCATCTGTTTGTGTGAATTTATCTTCAATAACTTTAATGCCTACAGGTGCGGTAGCAGACCCCGGAAGTCCTAAAGTAAAGATGGTGTAATAAGAATCATCTGAGGTGTTTTGTGTAACAGAACCAATTGTGGTGCCCGGCGCAGATGTTTGTGCCGTTGCTAAGGCCGGTACGTTTGTGGTTGTCACCACTTTGATAGCAGTTGCACCAGAACCTACAACCGCATAGTTGCTACCCGGGAACAGCCCCAGGTAAGTTGTTGTAGAACCGGTATAGTTATAAATGATACCGGTGGTAATTGAGGTAGTCAGGCTGTTATCTGTAACAGAAAGCGACTGTGACGGTGTGATCTTGGTACCGTTTACATAACCGTCAACCGCAGGTAAACCCGGAGCTGTTTGCACAAACTTTAAGTTTGTACCGGTTTTAACATCGCCAAACTGAGTAATTACGCTTTTTTTACATGCTACCGCGCTAAGCGCCAGCAAGCCCAGAAATATATATTTTGTTTTTTTCATTGTAATTCTTTTTAAGCGTTATGGCAAAATAAACCAAGGTTTAGTGGTGTGGTAATCCGGTGCTGTAGCGCCAAATGACTGCAAAGCCGGAATGTTCCAGATGTACTCTGAATTGTAACGCGGCCTAACTACATAAACCTGTTTACCTGCATTGTCGGCATATAGGGTTCCAGGTTTAACAAATCCCTGGAAAATATTTGCGTCGTACTGGTAACGGCGTTCATCTGCCCATTGCTCAAGCGGATTCCATAAAAACAATGAGATAAACTTCTGTTGTAGGATATCACTCAGTTTTAATGTAGCAGCGGACTGGCGTACGCTT
It encodes the following:
- a CDS encoding DUF4397 domain-containing protein — encoded protein: MKKTKYIFLGLLALSAVACKKSVITQFGDVKTGTNLKFVQTAPGLPAVDGYVNGTKITPSQSLSVTDNSLTTSITTGIIYNYTGSTTTYLGLFPGSNYAVVGSGATAIKVVTTTNVPALATAQTSAPGTTIGSVTQNTSDDSYYTIFTLGLPGSATAPVGIKVIEDKFTQTDGTKAYVRFANMIPNATSALDLASTVTLTGASAATTTTFATNVAYGSASDFIAVPVNSSGLSSYTFQAYATATTTKVGAVSSTVSLAPGRYYTIIGRGLAADYAVPGTTITLKASARPATSTLPEIYFAPAQLVFYTNK
- a CDS encoding LptF/LptG family permease, with the translated sequence MKKIHLLILKSFIRPFIVTFFVVMFVLLMLFLFKYIDDLIGKGFQWYIILELMAYSSATNVAMALPLSVLLSSIMTYGSLGENYELVAIKSAGISLRRAMYPMIIVISVLAISAFLFSDYMLPIANLKFYSLLYDARQQKSAFLIKEGVFNNSFQGYSIRVDRKDPDGQTLHGIMIYQRNPAENNNNVLFAKEGLQYRTPNNQYLVLQLKDGIRYEENPGQYGNNNRQRFTRFRFKTTEQKFDLSVFDLKRTAESDFSRNFQMMNAKQLRHYRDSTQHHIDSGATTNFRLVGAYYRYFAFPHKYKNKTVAYIPYKPDSVVKDRIQDLNIKSTAIANASNEATSIKNAIKLRADNYKNVSREIRSSIVEYQKKFTLSVACLALFLIGAPLGAIIRKGGLGLPVVVSVIFFLIYYIISTIGEKSVKEGDMSPLVGMWIAIFVLTPIGLFLSYKAATDSVLFDVDLYKKFFSKFIPKRFQKNAAR
- a CDS encoding bifunctional 3,4-dihydroxy-2-butanone-4-phosphate synthase/GTP cyclohydrolase II; this translates as MLNTIPEAIEAIKAGKTIIVVDDEDRENEGDFLTAARNATPETINFMVTHGRGLVCAPISLERAQQLELSPMVGQNTASHETNFTVSVDLLTQGCTTGISATDRSKTILSLINENTQPQDLGRPGHIFPLIAKDGGVLRRAGHTEAAIDLSVMAGFEPAGVICEIMDENGDMARLPQLLQIAKRFDLKIVSIKDLIAYRLTTESLIKREISVKMPTEWGDFDMVAYTQIDTGEHHLALIKGTWEPGEEVLVRVHSSCVTGDIFGSCRCDCGPQLHKAMEIISKEGKGAIVYMNQEGRGIGLINKLKAYHLQENGLDTVEANIKLGFKMDQRDYGVGAQIIRSLGISKMRLLTNNPKKRAGLVGYGLEVVENIPIEIASNPHNENYLKTKRDKMDHAILLNH
- a CDS encoding START-like domain-containing protein, with the protein product MSEKKKFHIEYEIKSSPRILFNFISEPNGLMQWFADQVLARDNDYTFIWDDGEQQKAKLLIYKENKLVRFKWLDDEPQCYFEMEVVQDELTNDVALSITDFATQESIAERKQIWDSQIQYLVSVIGA
- a CDS encoding GIY-YIG nuclease family protein, translated to MFTVYVLHSPLHNQIYVGYTADLQQRFLSHNELATKGHTIKYRPWVIAHTEVFKSKSETLKREKELKSQQGRKFIWNLVHEINKV